From the Salinimicrobium tongyeongense genome, one window contains:
- a CDS encoding PQQ-dependent sugar dehydrogenase: MKEKFRIIIFFAILVGFQSCYRIMPSKGGGQLNDVPEKRNIEPTDVLLPDGYKIEVVTEGLTFPTAVTFDEEGNTYVIEAGYSYGEVFLAPKLLKIQPNGSTTTLYMGQKNGPWNGITYSKGYFYIAEGGQVEGGKILKVSKKGTSQVLVEGLPSLGDHHTNGPVIKDGYLYFGQGTATNSGIVGNDNASFGWLHRFPDFHDIPCKDITINVINSETKNVLSENSDDKAITGPFLPYNQKAQRNQVIKGAIPCTGAVMRVPINGGDLEVVAWGFRNPYGLALAPDGQIYVTNNSYDVRGSRPVWGTGDLLFKLEQDAWYGWPDYNGSMSITHLEVPGEEDPKKILVNDPGTPPQPVASLGVHSSSNGISFSTNEDFGFEGQAFIAQFGDMAPGVGKVLSPVGYRVVRVDVASGIVEDFATNKAKKNGPASWLEKGGLERPVSVQFSPDGTALYVTDFGILATSKEGANPVNNSGVVWKITRQD; encoded by the coding sequence ATGAAGGAAAAATTTAGAATTATAATTTTCTTCGCTATTCTGGTGGGATTCCAAAGTTGCTATCGTATAATGCCTTCCAAAGGCGGCGGCCAGCTAAATGATGTTCCCGAAAAGCGAAATATAGAGCCCACTGATGTGCTTTTACCTGATGGGTATAAAATAGAAGTCGTCACAGAAGGATTAACTTTTCCCACCGCCGTTACCTTTGATGAGGAAGGAAATACTTATGTTATAGAAGCAGGTTACTCCTATGGAGAAGTTTTTTTAGCTCCAAAATTGCTCAAAATACAGCCTAACGGTTCCACAACTACTCTATACATGGGTCAAAAAAATGGACCCTGGAATGGTATTACCTATAGCAAGGGTTACTTTTATATAGCTGAAGGAGGGCAGGTCGAGGGAGGAAAAATACTCAAAGTTAGTAAAAAAGGTACTTCACAGGTATTGGTAGAGGGCTTACCAAGTCTTGGGGACCACCATACAAATGGCCCGGTCATAAAAGATGGGTATCTGTATTTTGGACAAGGCACAGCAACCAATTCCGGAATAGTGGGTAATGATAATGCCTCTTTTGGCTGGCTCCACCGCTTTCCAGATTTTCACGACATTCCGTGTAAGGATATTACTATAAACGTAATAAACAGTGAGACAAAAAATGTCCTGAGCGAAAATTCCGATGATAAAGCAATTACAGGCCCCTTCCTTCCTTATAATCAAAAAGCCCAACGAAATCAGGTGATAAAGGGAGCAATTCCTTGTACGGGTGCTGTAATGCGGGTGCCAATCAATGGTGGCGATCTTGAGGTGGTAGCCTGGGGGTTCAGAAATCCTTACGGCCTCGCATTAGCCCCAGATGGACAGATCTACGTTACCAATAACTCTTATGATGTTCGGGGCAGCCGGCCCGTTTGGGGAACAGGAGATTTGCTTTTTAAACTAGAGCAGGATGCCTGGTATGGATGGCCAGACTACAATGGAAGTATGTCCATAACCCACCTGGAGGTGCCTGGAGAAGAAGACCCAAAAAAAATACTGGTGAATGATCCCGGTACGCCGCCACAGCCCGTGGCAAGTTTGGGGGTTCACTCCTCCTCCAACGGAATAAGTTTTTCCACAAATGAAGACTTTGGCTTTGAAGGCCAGGCTTTTATAGCCCAGTTTGGCGATATGGCACCCGGAGTAGGAAAGGTGTTGTCGCCCGTAGGATATCGGGTTGTACGTGTAGATGTAGCATCGGGAATAGTTGAGGATTTCGCCACTAATAAAGCGAAAAAGAATGGACCTGCCTCCTGGTTGGAAAAAGGAGGTTTGGAAAGACCGGTGTCAGTGCAGTTCAGTCCCGATGGTACTGCATTGTATGTGACAGATTTTGGAATCCTTGCAACGAGCAAGGAAGGTGCTAACCCTGTTAACAATTCTGGTGTGGTATGGAAAATTACAAGACAAGATTAA
- a CDS encoding c-type cytochrome — protein MENYKTRLKGRNYRFIAIALLSGIAIISCSAPKTKPYAEVVTLPTEQLQNGRILFNNYCASCHPGAMSGVGLAIINKPLPKALIKFQIRNGIGVMPAFNEKQLSDEQVENIAEYLRYLRINRNKD, from the coding sequence ATGGAAAATTACAAGACAAGATTAAAAGGAAGAAATTACAGGTTTATAGCTATAGCGCTTCTATCAGGCATTGCCATTATTAGCTGCTCTGCCCCAAAGACAAAACCTTATGCTGAAGTGGTCACGCTGCCAACAGAGCAGCTTCAAAATGGGAGGATACTATTCAACAATTACTGTGCCTCCTGTCATCCTGGAGCAATGTCGGGTGTGGGGCTGGCTATTATAAATAAACCTTTGCCAAAGGCTCTTATTAAATTTCAGATAAGAAACGGAATTGGTGTTATGCCCGCATTTAATGAAAAACAACTCTCAGATGAACAGGTAGAAAATATCGCAGAATACCTGCGCTACTTGCGTATAAACAGGAACAAAGACTAA
- a CDS encoding transmembrane 220 family protein, with amino-acid sequence MFSANLQLNDPDPLLWFFIHLSGAILCAFPFFKISFAALYWVAMIFYTGYAVYLLFISDGVLTWYSEYGTGNLAQTMKAEKQY; translated from the coding sequence TTGTTCTCTGCCAACCTGCAGTTAAATGATCCGGACCCTCTGTTATGGTTTTTCATCCATTTATCTGGTGCAATATTATGCGCTTTTCCGTTTTTTAAAATAAGCTTTGCTGCCTTGTATTGGGTGGCCATGATTTTCTATACAGGTTATGCTGTTTACCTGTTATTCATTTCAGATGGGGTCCTTACCTGGTACAGTGAATATGGTACCGGGAACCTTGCCCAAACTATGAAGGCAGAAAAACAGTACTAG
- a CDS encoding formate/nitrite transporter family protein: MKEKKPNLTEYREAEERKPPSAKVIHDAIFKEAISELSRSSSALFWSGLAAGLSMGFSMISEGLLKAYLPDADWSFLVSNLGYSVGFVIVIMGRQQLFTENTLTPILPLLEKKSYRTLLNVLRLWGIVLVANLVGAAIVAYVAARTEVFDPHVQKAFAEIGSTAMDPGFETTLLRGIFAGWLIALIVWLIPYEKTTGFWVIVILSYIIGIGHFSHVIAGSVETFTLAFMNKVGWWSVLGNYTLPALIGNIIGGVMIVAGINHAQVKSDN; the protein is encoded by the coding sequence ATGAAAGAAAAAAAGCCTAATCTGACAGAGTACAGGGAAGCAGAGGAGCGTAAACCTCCTTCCGCCAAAGTCATACATGATGCTATTTTTAAAGAAGCAATCTCAGAACTTTCCCGTTCATCCTCGGCATTATTCTGGTCAGGACTTGCAGCCGGATTATCTATGGGATTTTCTATGATTTCAGAAGGCTTGTTAAAGGCATATTTACCTGATGCCGATTGGAGCTTCCTGGTTTCTAACCTCGGCTATAGCGTAGGCTTTGTTATTGTGATTATGGGAAGGCAGCAGTTGTTCACAGAAAATACGCTAACACCAATATTACCTCTTCTGGAAAAAAAAAGCTATAGGACGCTTTTAAACGTCCTACGCCTATGGGGAATTGTTCTTGTTGCTAATTTAGTAGGAGCTGCTATTGTAGCTTACGTGGCTGCCCGTACAGAGGTTTTTGACCCGCACGTACAAAAGGCCTTTGCAGAAATTGGAAGTACTGCAATGGACCCTGGGTTTGAAACGACCTTGCTACGGGGTATATTTGCCGGATGGCTCATCGCATTGATTGTTTGGCTTATACCATACGAGAAAACTACAGGTTTTTGGGTAATAGTAATTTTGTCATATATTATTGGAATCGGACATTTTAGTCATGTAATAGCAGGCTCTGTGGAAACTTTTACTCTGGCTTTTATGAACAAGGTAGGATGGTGGTCCGTCCTCGGCAACTATACACTACCTGCCCTTATCGGAAACATTATAGGGGGCGTAATGATTGTGGCAGGAATTAATCACGCTCAGGTAAAATCAGATAATTAA
- a CDS encoding DUF305 domain-containing protein: MENNQNNKKPYIKFFLMIATSMIAMFFLMYAHSYQIIDHFWYSETRLFMTMIMGGAMIIIMLLYMLNMYKNKKANMLTLAFGVILIGGSIWLVRSQVTVSDTDYMEGMIPHHSIAILTSERSQIEDVRVRELADKIIKAQRREIMEMQWLINDIRENGIVETEEEKKERPVPDFEGTVEKETIDLYE, encoded by the coding sequence ATGGAAAATAATCAAAACAACAAAAAGCCTTACATAAAGTTTTTTTTAATGATAGCAACTTCAATGATTGCCATGTTCTTTCTGATGTATGCACATTCTTACCAAATTATAGATCATTTTTGGTATAGTGAAACCAGATTGTTTATGACAATGATCATGGGAGGGGCAATGATCATTATTATGTTATTGTATATGCTCAACATGTACAAAAACAAAAAAGCTAATATGCTCACTCTTGCTTTCGGAGTTATACTAATAGGTGGTTCGATATGGCTGGTACGAAGCCAGGTAACTGTTTCAGATACAGATTACATGGAAGGCATGATACCTCACCATTCAATCGCAATTTTAACCAGCGAACGTTCTCAAATAGAAGATGTTAGGGTAAGAGAGCTTGCAGATAAAATCATTAAGGCGCAGCGTAGGGAGATCATGGAAATGCAATGGCTAATAAATGACATAAGAGAAAACGGCATAGTAGAAACAGAGGAAGAAAAAAAGGAACGTCCGGTTCCAGATTTTGAAGGTACGGTCGAGAAAGAGACCATAGATCTATATGAATAA
- a CDS encoding transmembrane 220 family protein — protein sequence MKIANGFFAVIFLVSAAIQHNDPDPLLWMSIYGYGALICTLAIFRKDSRILHYAGLAVFVSYAVYLFFIHNGVYTWFSLHSAENITGSMSDEKPWIEATREFFGLLILSFALLLNLIFRKQRKGSTSSYS from the coding sequence GTGAAAATAGCCAATGGATTTTTTGCAGTAATTTTTCTTGTTTCTGCCGCTATACAACACAACGACCCGGATCCACTTTTATGGATGTCAATATATGGCTACGGTGCACTGATCTGTACCCTGGCGATTTTCCGGAAGGATAGTAGGATTTTACATTATGCAGGCCTGGCCGTTTTCGTTTCTTACGCTGTGTATTTGTTTTTTATTCATAACGGCGTCTACACCTGGTTCAGCTTGCATTCTGCAGAAAATATCACCGGATCAATGTCAGATGAAAAACCATGGATTGAAGCCACCCGGGAATTTTTCGGGCTTCTTATTCTCAGTTTTGCCCTTTTATTAAACCTGATCTTTCGAAAACAGAGAAAAGGCTCTACCTCTTCCTATAGCTGA
- a CDS encoding EboA domain-containing protein: MKQPQKLLLDWIAEVCSSEEVKWLEEEEKKFRSQGNERDLVLAFSKVPRKITRKDLNIGPEETFKAQTLKKNWHPENLDSEQAARILLLLSFASEKPEEFSGTVEKLLETADLNEQITIYSALPLFPNPERFLQIAYSGTRSNATSVFDTITLENPYPYEHFSEEAYNRLVLKAAFMERPFWKIVGIPERANPVLAELLLDLVSERWSAGREFNPLVWRLITPALTENRFREFKTRAKQMDPINEEAVVLAYEQHKNSSTPDSRKWEELLEKWETQIHT, translated from the coding sequence ATGAAACAGCCACAAAAACTACTGCTAGATTGGATCGCTGAGGTTTGTTCTTCAGAAGAAGTAAAATGGCTTGAGGAGGAAGAAAAAAAGTTCAGATCTCAAGGAAATGAGAGGGATCTGGTATTAGCTTTTTCTAAGGTTCCTCGAAAAATTACCCGAAAAGATCTGAATATTGGGCCTGAAGAAACCTTTAAGGCGCAAACGCTGAAAAAGAATTGGCATCCGGAGAATCTTGATTCAGAGCAGGCGGCAAGAATTCTGCTTCTGCTTTCTTTTGCGTCAGAGAAGCCGGAAGAATTTTCAGGTACAGTTGAAAAATTGTTGGAAACTGCAGATCTAAATGAACAAATCACTATTTATTCAGCTCTACCATTGTTTCCTAATCCTGAAAGATTTCTCCAAATAGCTTACAGCGGTACCCGTTCTAATGCTACCTCTGTCTTTGACACCATTACATTGGAAAATCCTTATCCTTATGAACATTTTTCAGAAGAAGCTTATAATCGGCTGGTACTTAAAGCCGCTTTTATGGAGAGGCCTTTTTGGAAAATTGTCGGCATCCCCGAACGTGCCAATCCGGTACTTGCTGAGTTACTGCTGGATTTGGTCTCAGAAAGATGGTCTGCCGGCAGGGAGTTTAATCCACTCGTCTGGCGATTAATTACTCCTGCCTTAACTGAAAATCGCTTTCGGGAATTTAAAACAAGGGCAAAACAAATGGATCCCATAAATGAAGAAGCTGTTGTTCTTGCTTATGAGCAACATAAAAATTCTTCAACTCCGGATTCCCGAAAGTGGGAAGAATTACTTGAAAAATGGGAAACTCAAATACACACCTAA